The proteins below come from a single Paraburkholderia flagellata genomic window:
- a CDS encoding precorrin-8X methylmutase — MSDYIRDGQAIYRESFATIRAEADLSRIPADLEKLAVRVIHACGMVDVVADLAFSAGAGKAGRKALAGGAPILCDAKMVAYGVTRARLPANNAVICTLDDPAVPTLARELGNTRSAAALELWRPHLAGSVVAIGNAPTALFHLLDMIAAGAARPALILGFPVGFVGAAESKAQLAADNHGVPFVVVHGRRGGSAMAAAAVNALASETE, encoded by the coding sequence ATGTCTGATTACATCCGAGACGGCCAGGCGATCTATCGCGAGTCGTTCGCGACGATCCGCGCCGAGGCCGACCTCTCGCGCATTCCCGCCGACCTGGAAAAACTCGCCGTACGCGTGATCCACGCGTGCGGCATGGTGGACGTCGTCGCCGACCTCGCCTTTAGCGCAGGCGCGGGCAAGGCGGGCCGCAAAGCGCTCGCAGGCGGCGCGCCCATTCTCTGCGACGCGAAAATGGTCGCGTACGGCGTCACGCGCGCGCGCCTTCCCGCGAACAACGCCGTCATCTGCACGCTCGACGACCCCGCCGTGCCCACGCTCGCCCGCGAGCTTGGCAACACGCGATCGGCGGCCGCGCTCGAACTTTGGCGGCCGCATCTTGCAGGCAGCGTCGTTGCGATCGGCAATGCGCCCACCGCCCTCTTTCACCTGCTCGACATGATCGCCGCCGGCGCTGCGCGCCCCGCGCTCATCCTCGGCTTTCCCGTGGGCTTTGTCGGCGCGGCCGAGTCCAAGGCGCAGCTCGCCGCCGACAATCACGGCGTGCCCTTCGTCGTCGTGCACGGCCGCCGTGGCGGCAGCGCGATGGCCGCCGCCGCCGTCAACGCACTCGCTTCGGAGACCGAATAA
- the cobG gene encoding precorrin-3B synthase, with protein sequence MNHETKPVSPATALAALRPSACPGLVRVVAARDGGLCRIRLPGGVLSAARVHALADAASAHATGVLELTNRANVQIRGVRVGEEAALSAALIGAGLGPTGIDAASPLERACAADELRNVMLSPLAGVDPNSLCNTAAIAAELIDMMQREARFASLSPKFALQLDGGERMAMLEHPHDVWLAALPHGATVRFAVGLAGCPTTRPIGTLAAEDIRASMRALLHAFLDLADSDATRMRDVLAAHSLDALLQRAQAHGDFALMRDDAALHAWRREPSPADLRLGAHALHADGSGYVGAQPALGRIDAHTLRALAALAEDSGDATLRVTPWQGLLLPNVSAHAMAATLERLHALGLIVSRADPLARLIACTGSAGCAKSRADTKADAQRLAALLPPDTEAHLSGCERSCAAAHCAPFTLLASDPDHYDLYQRDDTQSGFGQRFGQPVARNLTIEAAALALAQRPRSTQDV encoded by the coding sequence TTGAACCACGAAACGAAGCCCGTCTCGCCCGCTACTGCATTGGCCGCGCTCCGCCCCTCGGCGTGCCCCGGGCTCGTGCGCGTGGTCGCGGCGCGCGACGGCGGCTTGTGTCGCATCCGCCTGCCCGGCGGCGTGCTGAGCGCCGCGCGTGTGCACGCCCTCGCCGATGCTGCGTCGGCGCATGCCACCGGCGTGCTCGAACTGACCAATCGCGCGAACGTGCAGATTCGCGGCGTGCGCGTGGGCGAAGAGGCGGCACTGAGCGCCGCGCTAATCGGCGCGGGCCTCGGGCCCACTGGCATCGACGCCGCAAGCCCGCTCGAGCGCGCATGCGCCGCCGACGAGTTGCGCAACGTGATGCTGAGCCCGCTCGCGGGCGTTGACCCGAACTCTTTGTGCAACACGGCAGCAATCGCCGCCGAACTCATCGACATGATGCAGCGCGAGGCGCGTTTCGCCTCGCTCTCGCCCAAGTTCGCGCTGCAACTGGACGGCGGCGAGCGCATGGCGATGCTCGAGCATCCGCACGACGTCTGGCTCGCCGCGCTGCCGCACGGCGCGACGGTGCGCTTCGCGGTGGGCCTCGCGGGATGCCCGACAACACGGCCAATCGGCACACTCGCCGCCGAAGACATTCGCGCATCGATGCGCGCGCTGCTCCATGCGTTCCTCGATCTAGCGGACTCGGATGCAACCCGCATGCGCGACGTGCTGGCCGCACACTCGCTCGATGCGCTGCTGCAACGCGCGCAAGCTCATGGCGACTTCGCGCTGATGCGTGACGACGCCGCGCTGCACGCGTGGCGTCGCGAGCCGAGTCCCGCCGACTTGCGCCTGGGCGCGCACGCGCTGCACGCTGACGGCAGCGGCTACGTGGGCGCGCAGCCCGCGCTCGGCCGCATCGACGCGCATACGCTGCGCGCGCTCGCCGCGCTCGCGGAAGACTCGGGCGATGCGACGCTGCGGGTGACGCCATGGCAAGGCCTGCTGCTGCCCAACGTGTCCGCGCACGCCATGGCCGCCACGCTCGAACGCCTGCACGCGCTCGGTCTCATCGTCTCGCGTGCCGATCCGCTCGCGCGCCTCATCGCCTGCACGGGCTCGGCGGGGTGCGCAAAAAGCCGCGCCGACACGAAAGCCGACGCACAGCGTCTCGCCGCCCTGCTGCCGCCCGACACCGAAGCGCACCTGAGCGGCTGCGAACGCTCCTGCGCGGCCGCGCATTGCGCGCCGTTCACGCTGCTCGCAAGCGACCCGGACCACTACGACCTGTACCAGCGCGACGACACGCAAAGCGGCTTCGGCCAGCGCTTTGGCCAGCCCGTCGCGCGCAACCTGACGATCGAAGCCGCTGCGCTCGCACTCGCGCAGCGGCCCCGGAGCACCCAAGATGTCTGA
- the cbiE gene encoding precorrin-6y C5,15-methyltransferase (decarboxylating) subunit CbiE codes for MQGTQAWLTVIGIGDDGYAGLGRDARRALFDAAVVTGGERHLAMLPSRVRARREAWPQPFSVEALLAHRESNAPVCVLASGDPMLFGVGATLARRVAPGEMRVLPAPSSLSLAAARMGWALQDTSMVSLVGRPLDALRRHLYARSRVLALSADGRTPAALAALLAEAGFGATRLAVFEHLGGLLERRIEGRADAWHVDETAALNLVAFECESDFANAPAQGWTLTPGLPDDAYRHDGQLTKRDVRALTLARLAPTPGALLWDVGAGSGSIGIEWMRSHAACRAIAIEAHAERQRFIEHNRAALGVPGLQLVAGRAPEALAGLAAPDAVFIGGGVTVPGVLDACWAALASGGRLVANAVTLQSEAALVTWRAQHGGTLTRIGIGEAQPLGGFDTWRQALPVTIYEAVKP; via the coding sequence ATGCAGGGCACGCAGGCATGGCTGACGGTTATAGGCATAGGCGACGATGGCTACGCGGGGCTCGGGCGCGACGCGCGGCGCGCGCTGTTCGACGCGGCCGTCGTGACGGGCGGCGAACGCCATCTTGCGATGCTGCCCTCGCGCGTGCGTGCGCGCCGCGAAGCGTGGCCGCAGCCGTTCAGCGTCGAGGCGCTGCTCGCGCATCGCGAGTCGAATGCGCCCGTATGCGTGCTCGCGAGCGGTGACCCCATGCTGTTCGGCGTGGGCGCGACGCTCGCGCGCCGTGTCGCGCCCGGTGAAATGCGCGTGCTGCCCGCGCCCTCGTCGCTTTCGCTCGCGGCGGCGCGCATGGGCTGGGCGTTGCAGGATACGTCGATGGTCTCGCTCGTCGGCCGTCCGCTCGATGCGCTGCGCCGTCATCTCTACGCGCGCTCGCGCGTGCTTGCGTTGAGCGCGGATGGGCGCACGCCGGCGGCGCTCGCCGCGTTGCTTGCCGAAGCGGGCTTCGGCGCCACGCGTCTTGCCGTGTTCGAGCATTTGGGCGGCCTGCTCGAGCGCCGCATCGAAGGCCGCGCCGATGCGTGGCACGTCGACGAAACCGCGGCGCTCAATCTCGTCGCGTTCGAATGCGAAAGCGATTTTGCGAATGCGCCCGCGCAGGGCTGGACGCTCACGCCCGGCCTTCCCGACGACGCCTACCGCCACGACGGCCAGCTCACGAAGCGCGACGTGCGCGCGCTCACGCTCGCGCGCCTCGCGCCCACGCCCGGCGCGTTGCTTTGGGACGTGGGTGCGGGCAGCGGCTCGATCGGCATCGAATGGATGCGCTCGCACGCGGCTTGCCGCGCGATCGCGATCGAAGCGCACGCCGAGCGTCAACGCTTCATCGAACACAATCGCGCCGCGCTGGGCGTGCCAGGGTTGCAACTCGTTGCGGGCCGCGCGCCCGAAGCGCTCGCAGGACTCGCCGCGCCCGACGCCGTATTCATCGGCGGCGGCGTGACCGTGCCCGGTGTGCTGGACGCGTGCTGGGCGGCGCTCGCGAGCGGCGGTCGGCTCGTCGCGAATGCAGTGACGCTGCAAAGCGAAGCGGCACTCGTGACGTGGCGCGCGCAGCACGGCGGCACGCTCACGCGTATCGGCATTGGCGAGGCGCAGCCACTGGGTGGCTTCGATACCTGGCGGCAGGCGTTGCCCGTCACGATCTACGAGGCAGTCAAGCCATGA
- a CDS encoding cobalt-precorrin-6A reductase: MTARILLLGGTGDALAIARTLGPQHVYSLAGLGRVPADLACAVRVGGFGGAEGLARFLADEDIALVFDATHPYAAQISANAARACVAAHVPYWALRRAPWQPQPGDDWRMVSGWPGVVEALAPFARPLFTLGREPLAHLNEVPEQQHWTVRCLEAHPGHARARIIDARGPFAAEGERALFIEAHIDVVVSKNSGGAATEAKLAVAREMGLPVVMMQRPPLPDAQREFTSAQAAIDALANYNQRSFHA; encoded by the coding sequence ATGACGGCGCGCATCCTGCTGCTGGGCGGCACCGGCGACGCGCTGGCGATTGCGCGCACGCTCGGCCCGCAGCACGTGTACTCGCTTGCGGGCCTCGGCCGCGTGCCCGCCGATCTCGCCTGCGCCGTGCGTGTGGGCGGCTTCGGTGGGGCAGAAGGGCTCGCGCGCTTTCTCGCCGACGAAGACATCGCGCTCGTTTTCGACGCCACGCATCCCTACGCCGCGCAGATCAGTGCCAACGCGGCGCGTGCCTGCGTTGCGGCGCACGTGCCGTACTGGGCGCTGCGGCGTGCGCCGTGGCAGCCGCAGCCCGGCGACGACTGGCGCATGGTGAGCGGCTGGCCCGGCGTAGTCGAAGCGCTTGCGCCGTTCGCGCGTCCGCTCTTCACGCTCGGGCGCGAACCGCTTGCGCATCTGAACGAAGTGCCGGAACAGCAGCACTGGACGGTCCGTTGCCTCGAAGCGCATCCGGGCCACGCTCGCGCACGCATCATCGACGCGCGCGGGCCGTTCGCAGCGGAAGGCGAGCGCGCTCTTTTCATCGAAGCGCATATCGACGTCGTGGTCAGCAAGAACAGTGGCGGCGCGGCGACCGAAGCGAAGCTCGCCGTCGCGCGCGAGATGGGCCTGCCCGTGGTGATGATGCAGCGGCCGCCGCTGCCGGATGCGCAACGCGAATTCACCTCGGCGCAAGCAGCGATCGATGCACTCGCGAACTACAATCAGCGGAGTTTCCACGCATGA
- the cobM gene encoding precorrin-4 C(11)-methyltransferase: MTVFFIGAGPGDPELITVKGQRLVRSCPVILYAGSLVPPAVLEGHRAHKVVDTAPLTLDEIVALLENAHAQGFDVARVHSGDPSLYGAIGEQIRRLRMLGIPYEVVPGVTAAAACAAALGSELTLPGISQTLILTRYATKTSMPEGEQLGDLARHQATLAIHLGVRHVGRIVEELRPHYGEDCPVAVIYRASWPDEERVTGTLADIAQKVLATDIERTALILVGRVLAAEGFADSTLYGASKR; encoded by the coding sequence ATGACCGTTTTCTTCATCGGCGCAGGGCCGGGCGATCCTGAACTGATCACCGTGAAGGGCCAGCGCCTCGTGCGCAGTTGCCCCGTTATTCTCTACGCCGGTTCGCTCGTGCCGCCCGCCGTGCTCGAAGGCCACCGTGCGCACAAGGTGGTCGATACCGCACCGCTTACGCTGGATGAGATCGTCGCGTTGCTCGAAAACGCGCACGCCCAAGGCTTCGACGTGGCGCGTGTGCATTCGGGCGACCCGTCGCTCTACGGCGCAATCGGCGAGCAGATCCGGCGCTTGCGTATGCTTGGTATTCCTTATGAAGTTGTGCCCGGCGTGACCGCGGCGGCTGCGTGCGCGGCGGCGCTCGGCAGCGAACTCACGCTGCCCGGTATTTCGCAAACACTCATCCTCACGCGCTACGCCACGAAAACATCGATGCCCGAAGGCGAGCAGCTAGGCGACCTCGCGCGCCACCAGGCGACGCTCGCGATCCACCTGGGCGTGCGCCATGTCGGGCGCATCGTCGAGGAATTGCGGCCTCACTATGGCGAGGATTGCCCCGTGGCGGTGATCTATCGCGCGAGCTGGCCCGACGAGGAGCGTGTGACAGGCACGCTCGCGGATATCGCGCAGAAGGTGCTGGCAACGGATATCGAGCGTACTGCCCTGATTCTCGTGGGGCGTGTGCTCGCGGCAGAGGGTTTTGCGGATTCGACGTTGTATGGGGCGTCGAAGCGGTAG
- a CDS encoding MarR family winged helix-turn-helix transcriptional regulator, translated as MARAKKLPFETTLLVRDCCLCLHMQRAARNLARIFDDVLRPLDLTNGQFSLLMSLNRPHPPGMKDVASLLAMDRTTLTAALKPLERRGLVVIELDPEDKRSRLLSLTDDGHRLLNAAFPIWQQTHEEIEREFANGEVDKLREHLRALS; from the coding sequence ATGGCACGCGCAAAGAAACTTCCCTTCGAAACCACGCTATTAGTGCGCGATTGCTGCCTGTGTTTGCATATGCAGCGGGCAGCGCGGAATCTCGCGCGCATTTTCGACGACGTGCTGCGCCCGCTCGATCTCACGAACGGCCAGTTTTCGCTGCTGATGTCGCTGAACCGGCCCCATCCGCCCGGCATGAAAGATGTCGCGTCGCTGCTGGCCATGGACCGCACTACGCTCACGGCCGCGCTCAAGCCGCTGGAGCGGCGCGGACTCGTGGTCATCGAACTGGACCCAGAAGACAAGCGCAGCCGTTTGCTGAGCCTTACTGACGATGGGCATCGACTGCTCAATGCGGCATTTCCGATCTGGCAGCAAACGCATGAGGAAATCGAAAGGGAATTTGCCAACGGCGAAGTCGACAAGCTGCGCGAGCATTTGCGAGCGCTTTCGTAG
- a CDS encoding glutathione S-transferase family protein: MKLYGFSGTRSQRALWGLKEVDADFEFITVNLLEGEHRRPEYLRINPAGKVPVLVDGDRVIPESAAIVLYLADKYPEKQLLPKDLDERAQAYRWTLFAVTELEQPLWRITRHSFLYPPDKRSPADIELAREDFKTMAAVLEKHLEGREFIVGNRLSVADCVTVYLMDWANEVQLLEGFPRLQAYLERLYARPEAPQRIAEARKAA; this comes from the coding sequence ATGAAACTCTACGGTTTTTCAGGCACTCGTTCGCAACGTGCGTTATGGGGCCTCAAGGAAGTCGACGCCGATTTCGAATTCATCACGGTCAATCTGCTCGAAGGCGAGCACAGGCGGCCCGAATACCTGCGCATCAATCCCGCGGGCAAGGTTCCCGTACTCGTGGACGGCGATCGCGTGATTCCCGAATCGGCCGCAATCGTGCTGTATCTCGCGGACAAATATCCGGAGAAGCAGCTATTGCCCAAGGATCTCGACGAGCGGGCACAGGCGTATCGCTGGACCCTGTTCGCCGTCACCGAACTGGAACAGCCGCTCTGGAGAATCACTCGGCACTCCTTCCTTTATCCGCCGGACAAGCGCAGCCCCGCCGATATCGAACTCGCGCGGGAGGACTTCAAGACCATGGCCGCCGTCCTCGAGAAGCACCTCGAAGGGCGCGAGTTCATCGTCGGTAACAGGCTTTCGGTTGCCGACTGCGTGACGGTTTATCTGATGGACTGGGCCAACGAAGTGCAACTGCTGGAGGGCTTTCCGCGCTTGCAGGCGTATCTCGAACGCCTCTATGCGCGGCCCGAGGCGCCGCAGCGCATCGCCGAAGCACGCAAGGCAGCATAA
- a CDS encoding sodium:solute symporter family protein: protein MSALIIIAAMTLVALYLGMRARRGHDMSLEQWAVGGRSFGTAFVFLLMAGEIYTTFTFLGGSGFAYGKGAPVYYILAYGTLAYILSYWMLPPVWRFAKQHRLVSQPHFFARKYQSPALGVLVACVGVLALVPYLVLQLKGLGIIVTTASYGAISSTAAIWIGAAVVTAYVIVSGVRGCAWNSVVKDTMILAIAVFLGVYLPIHHYGSLSEMFRAIDAAKPGFLTFPARGQSVTWFQSTVLLTALGFFMWPHTFMSVYTAKNERIFRRNAMILPLYQLILLFVFFCGFAAVLKVPGLKGGDIDLSLFRLALQTFDPWFVGVIGAAGVLTALVPGSMILTTASTLLANDIYRGGLAKSADDAQVAKLARFFVPVIALVAVGFTLNGGDTIVALLLMGYNFVTQLFPAMVCSLSARNRVTKQGAFCGILAGVLVVIVTTLTHVSVAQLIPFAPDALKDINIGFLALFVNVIVLAVVSTVTQPRTHVDHEHARAH, encoded by the coding sequence ATGAGCGCCCTCATCATCATCGCGGCGATGACCCTGGTCGCGCTCTATCTCGGCATGCGCGCCCGCCGCGGGCACGACATGAGTCTCGAGCAGTGGGCCGTGGGGGGCCGCAGCTTCGGCACTGCGTTCGTGTTCCTGCTGATGGCGGGCGAGATCTACACGACCTTCACGTTCCTCGGCGGCAGCGGCTTCGCCTATGGCAAGGGCGCGCCCGTCTACTACATTCTGGCTTACGGCACGCTTGCGTACATCCTCTCGTACTGGATGCTGCCGCCCGTCTGGCGCTTCGCCAAGCAGCACCGGCTCGTCTCGCAGCCGCACTTCTTCGCGCGCAAGTACCAGAGCCCCGCACTGGGCGTGCTCGTGGCATGCGTGGGCGTGCTCGCGCTCGTGCCGTATCTCGTGCTGCAACTGAAGGGGCTCGGCATCATCGTGACGACGGCCTCCTATGGCGCGATTTCCTCCACGGCGGCGATCTGGATCGGCGCGGCCGTGGTCACGGCTTACGTGATCGTTTCGGGCGTGCGCGGCTGCGCGTGGAATTCGGTCGTGAAGGACACGATGATTCTCGCCATCGCCGTGTTCCTCGGCGTCTACCTGCCGATTCACCACTACGGCAGCCTGAGCGAGATGTTCCGCGCGATCGACGCCGCCAAGCCCGGCTTTCTCACCTTCCCGGCGCGTGGCCAGAGCGTGACGTGGTTCCAGTCCACCGTGCTGCTCACGGCGCTCGGCTTCTTCATGTGGCCGCACACGTTCATGTCGGTCTACACCGCGAAGAACGAGCGTATCTTCCGCCGCAACGCGATGATCCTGCCGCTTTATCAGCTCATCCTGCTGTTCGTGTTCTTTTGCGGCTTCGCGGCCGTGCTCAAGGTGCCGGGCCTGAAGGGCGGCGACATCGACCTCTCGCTCTTCCGCCTCGCGCTGCAAACGTTCGATCCGTGGTTCGTGGGCGTGATCGGCGCGGCGGGTGTGCTCACCGCACTCGTGCCGGGCTCGATGATCCTCACCACGGCTTCGACGCTGCTCGCCAACGACATCTATCGCGGCGGCCTTGCGAAGAGCGCGGACGACGCGCAAGTCGCGAAGCTCGCTCGCTTTTTCGTGCCGGTGATCGCGCTCGTGGCGGTAGGCTTCACGCTCAACGGCGGCGACACCATCGTCGCGCTGCTGCTGATGGGCTACAACTTCGTCACGCAACTCTTCCCGGCGATGGTGTGCAGCCTTTCCGCGCGCAATCGCGTGACAAAGCAAGGCGCGTTCTGCGGCATCTTGGCGGGCGTGCTCGTGGTGATCGTCACGACGCTCACGCATGTGAGCGTGGCTCAGCTGATTCCGTTCGCGCCGGATGCGCTCAAGGACATCAACATCGGTTTCCTTGCGCTGTTCGTGAACGTGATCGTGCTTGCCGTGGTGAGCACGGTGACGCAGCCGCGCACGCATGTCGATCATGAGCATGCGCGGGCGCATTGA
- a CDS encoding DUF3311 domain-containing protein — MSLRLLAALPFIGILLGVPFVNRTEPLVLGMPLVLAWIVMWVVLAAAIMGIVYRLDPANRLSGEADAEVRS; from the coding sequence ATGTCACTGCGGTTGCTCGCTGCCTTGCCCTTTATCGGCATCCTGTTAGGGGTGCCGTTCGTCAATCGCACCGAGCCACTCGTGCTCGGCATGCCGCTCGTGCTGGCGTGGATCGTCATGTGGGTCGTGCTGGCCGCGGCGATCATGGGCATCGTCTACCGGCTCGATCCGGCCAACCGGCTTTCGGGCGAAGCGGATGCGGAGGTGCGATCATGA
- a CDS encoding MarC family protein has protein sequence MIESLISDILFGFTGLISIINPIGVAFVFLDRTANLTDEERRLLAKRVAINAFFVLVAAFFVGTPILHFFGISMEALRIGGGLAVAVSGWQMLNAPEPEPLPADHPVKPMSASSASGKAFFPLTIPLTTGPGSIATAIALNANRTHKLSAWLLSSFASIVISALVMLVIYYVYSRAARLSQYLGVEGTRVAMRVSSFLLLCIGVQIILTGLTGFLTPIADLHAAK, from the coding sequence ATGATCGAGAGCCTGATTTCAGACATCCTGTTCGGTTTTACCGGACTCATCAGCATCATCAATCCCATTGGCGTTGCCTTCGTTTTTCTCGACCGCACCGCGAACCTCACCGACGAAGAGCGGCGCCTGCTCGCCAAGCGCGTCGCGATCAATGCATTCTTCGTGCTGGTTGCGGCGTTTTTCGTGGGCACGCCGATCCTGCATTTCTTCGGCATTTCAATGGAAGCGCTGCGTATTGGCGGCGGCCTCGCGGTGGCAGTGAGTGGCTGGCAGATGCTCAACGCGCCCGAGCCCGAGCCGCTTCCGGCCGATCATCCGGTCAAGCCCATGAGCGCGAGTTCGGCCTCCGGCAAGGCCTTTTTTCCGCTGACCATACCGCTCACCACGGGCCCGGGCTCCATCGCCACGGCCATTGCGCTGAACGCCAACCGGACGCACAAGCTTTCGGCGTGGCTGCTCTCGAGCTTCGCGTCGATCGTGATTTCCGCGCTCGTCATGCTCGTGATCTATTACGTGTACAGCCGCGCTGCGCGGCTTTCGCAGTACCTGGGTGTGGAAGGCACGCGCGTGGCCATGCGCGTGTCGTCGTTTCTGCTCCTGTGCATCGGGGTGCAGATCATACTGACTGGCCTCACCGGCTTTCTCACGCCGATCGCCGACCTGCACGCCGCGAAGTAG
- a CDS encoding class II glutamine amidotransferase, whose translation MCRWLAYTGNPVHLETVLFHARHSLIDQSLHSTKGATTTNGDGFGMGWFQDPHDIPYRYRSVHPAWNDRNLRELARAVRAPMFIAHIRAATDTPVQETNCHPFRHRRWIFAHNGLIRSYPLMRRDLLVAIDPERFNALEGSTDSETMFYLAMTFGLEFDPVTALERMAGFVEATAKKHGVEPALNMTVCACDGEQIVAARYSSERNSRSLYHTTAFRHLRELYPDDPRIAAAGDDAYLLVSEPLGDRPEVWAEVPESTAIVVRGPEVEYRPFAPIAP comes from the coding sequence ATGTGCCGCTGGCTCGCTTATACGGGTAACCCCGTGCATCTCGAGACCGTGCTGTTTCACGCGCGCCATTCGCTGATCGACCAAAGCCTGCATTCGACCAAAGGTGCGACCACCACGAATGGCGACGGCTTCGGAATGGGCTGGTTCCAGGACCCGCACGACATTCCGTACCGCTATCGCAGCGTGCATCCGGCCTGGAACGACCGCAACCTGCGCGAACTCGCGCGTGCGGTGCGCGCGCCCATGTTCATTGCGCATATTCGCGCCGCCACCGACACGCCGGTGCAGGAGACGAACTGCCATCCGTTTCGCCACCGGCGCTGGATCTTCGCGCACAACGGGCTGATTCGCAGCTATCCGCTCATGCGGCGCGATCTGCTCGTCGCGATCGATCCGGAGCGCTTCAACGCGCTCGAAGGTTCGACGGATTCCGAAACGATGTTCTATCTGGCGATGACGTTCGGCCTCGAATTCGATCCCGTCACCGCGCTCGAACGTATGGCAGGTTTCGTTGAAGCCACCGCGAAGAAGCATGGCGTCGAGCCCGCACTCAATATGACCGTGTGCGCTTGTGACGGCGAGCAGATCGTCGCCGCGCGTTATTCGAGCGAACGCAATTCGCGTTCGCTTTATCACACCACGGCGTTCCGGCATCTCCGCGAACTGTATCCCGACGATCCGCGCATCGCGGCGGCCGGCGACGACGCGTATCTGCTCGTCTCCGAGCCGCTCGGCGACAGGCCCGAGGTCTGGGCCGAAGTGCCGGAATCGACGGCCATTGTCGTGCGCGGCCCCGAGGTCGAGTACCGGCCGTTCGCGCCGATCGCGCCTTAG